The following proteins are encoded in a genomic region of Mycobacterium kiyosense:
- a CDS encoding alpha/beta hydrolase, whose protein sequence is MARTRKLFAALSRPGPHRVLRGDLAFAGLPGVVYTPASGLNLPAIAFGHDWLTGSAQYAGLLEHLASWGIVVGAPDTQRGLAPSVMNFAFDLGVALDIVAGVRLGPGKISVHPTKLGLVGHGFGGSAAVFAAAGMPHKPAAVVALFPTVTSPPAEQPAATLRVPGLILTAPDDPKTLNSNALALSQAWDAATLRIVKKAEGGGLVEGRRLAKAVGLAGSDRKTQRAVRALLTGYLLSTLGRDKTYRDFADPDVALPKTAPVDPEAPPVTPEEKIVALLK, encoded by the coding sequence GTGGCCCGCACCCGCAAGCTCTTCGCCGCCCTCAGCCGCCCTGGTCCGCACCGCGTTTTGCGCGGCGACCTGGCCTTTGCCGGACTCCCGGGGGTGGTGTACACCCCGGCATCCGGGCTGAACCTGCCTGCCATCGCGTTCGGCCACGACTGGCTCACCGGCAGCGCGCAATACGCGGGGCTGCTGGAGCACTTGGCGTCGTGGGGGATCGTGGTCGGCGCGCCGGACACCCAGCGCGGCTTGGCGCCGTCGGTGATGAACTTCGCGTTCGACCTCGGTGTGGCCCTCGACATCGTCGCCGGGGTGCGGTTGGGGCCGGGAAAGATCAGCGTGCACCCCACCAAGCTCGGTCTGGTCGGTCACGGTTTCGGGGGCTCGGCCGCGGTGTTTGCCGCGGCCGGTATGCCGCACAAGCCGGCGGCCGTGGTGGCGCTCTTTCCGACCGTGACCTCTCCCCCGGCCGAGCAGCCCGCCGCGACGTTGCGCGTACCGGGTCTGATCCTGACCGCGCCGGACGACCCCAAGACATTGAACTCCAACGCCCTGGCGTTGTCGCAGGCGTGGGACGCGGCTACGTTGCGCATCGTCAAGAAGGCGGAAGGCGGCGGCCTGGTGGAGGGCCGACGGTTGGCCAAGGCGGTCGGGCTGGCCGGCTCGGACCGCAAGACGCAGCGGGCGGTTCGAGCGCTGCTGACCGGGTATCTGCTCAGCACCCTGGGCCGCGACAAGACCTACCGCGATTTCGCCGACCCCGACGTGGCGTTGCCTAAGACCGCTCCGGTGGACCCCGAGGCGCCGCCGGTAACTCCGGAGGAGAAGATTGTCGCGCTGCTGAAGTGA
- the glmS gene encoding glutamine--fructose-6-phosphate aminotransferase [isomerizing]: protein MCGIVGYVGQRPACDVVMNALRRMEYRGYDSSGIALVDGKGRLTVRRRAGQLANLEAAITEMSASELAGTAGLGHTRWATHGRPTDRNAHPHRDAAGRIAVVHNGIIENFAALRQELEATGVEFASDTDTEVAVHLVAQAFHQGPTAGDFVASVLCVLRRLEGHFTLVFANADDPGTIVAARRSTPLVVGIGDGEMFVGSDVAAFIEHTRQAVELGQDQAVVITADGYRITDFHGNDDAANAREFHIDWDLAAAEKGGYEYFMLKEIAEQPTAVADTLLGHFVDNRIVLDEQRLSDQELREIDKVFVVACGTAYHSGLLAKYAIEHWTRLPVEVELASEFRYRDPVLDRSTLVVAISQSGETADTLEAVRHAKEQKAKVLAVCNTNGSQIPRECDAVLYTRAGPEIGVASTKTFLAQVAANYLVGLALAQARGTKYPDEVEREYRELEAMPDLVARVIAATDPVAELAYRFAKSSTVLFLGRHVGYPVALEGALKLKELAYMHAEGFAAGELKHGPIALIEDDLPVIVVMPSPKGSATLHAKLLSNIREIQARGAVTIVIAEEGDDTVRPYADHLIEIPSVSTLLQPLLSTIPLQVFAASVAQARGYDVDKPRNLAKSVTVE, encoded by the coding sequence ATGTGCGGAATCGTCGGCTACGTCGGGCAGCGGCCTGCCTGCGATGTCGTCATGAATGCGCTGCGCCGGATGGAATACCGCGGCTACGACTCGTCGGGCATCGCGCTGGTCGACGGAAAAGGCCGGCTCACCGTCCGCCGCCGGGCCGGTCAGCTGGCCAATCTGGAAGCCGCGATCACCGAGATGTCAGCCTCGGAGCTGGCCGGCACCGCCGGGTTGGGCCACACCCGCTGGGCCACCCACGGCCGCCCCACCGACCGCAACGCGCACCCGCATCGCGACGCCGCCGGACGCATCGCCGTCGTGCACAACGGCATCATCGAGAACTTCGCCGCCCTGCGCCAGGAGCTGGAGGCCACCGGTGTGGAGTTCGCCAGCGACACCGACACCGAGGTCGCGGTGCACCTGGTGGCACAGGCCTTCCATCAAGGCCCGACCGCCGGCGACTTCGTGGCCTCGGTGCTGTGCGTGCTGCGCCGGCTCGAAGGACACTTCACCCTGGTCTTCGCCAACGCCGACGATCCCGGCACCATCGTGGCCGCCCGCCGGTCGACCCCGCTGGTGGTGGGGATCGGCGACGGCGAAATGTTCGTCGGGTCCGACGTGGCCGCCTTCATCGAACACACCCGTCAGGCCGTCGAACTGGGCCAGGACCAGGCCGTGGTGATCACCGCCGACGGCTACCGGATCACCGACTTCCACGGCAACGACGACGCAGCCAACGCCCGCGAGTTCCATATCGATTGGGACCTGGCCGCCGCCGAGAAGGGCGGCTACGAGTACTTCATGCTCAAAGAGATCGCCGAGCAACCGACCGCGGTGGCCGACACGCTGCTCGGCCACTTCGTGGACAACCGGATCGTGCTCGACGAACAGCGATTGTCCGATCAGGAACTGCGCGAGATCGACAAGGTGTTCGTGGTCGCCTGCGGTACCGCCTACCACTCCGGGCTGCTCGCCAAGTACGCGATCGAGCACTGGACGCGGCTGCCCGTCGAAGTGGAGCTGGCCAGCGAATTCCGCTACCGCGATCCGGTTCTGGACCGCAGCACGCTGGTGGTGGCGATCTCCCAGTCCGGGGAGACCGCCGACACGCTGGAAGCGGTGCGCCACGCCAAGGAGCAGAAGGCCAAGGTGCTCGCGGTCTGCAACACCAATGGCTCGCAGATCCCGCGGGAATGCGATGCGGTGCTCTACACCCGCGCCGGCCCCGAGATCGGCGTCGCGTCGACCAAGACGTTCCTGGCGCAGGTCGCGGCCAACTACCTGGTCGGCCTGGCGCTGGCGCAGGCACGCGGCACCAAGTACCCCGACGAGGTGGAGCGGGAGTACCGCGAGCTGGAAGCGATGCCGGACCTGGTGGCCCGGGTGATCGCAGCGACCGACCCGGTGGCCGAACTGGCCTACCGCTTCGCCAAGTCCTCGACGGTGCTGTTCCTGGGCCGCCACGTCGGCTACCCGGTGGCGTTGGAAGGCGCACTCAAGCTCAAGGAACTGGCCTACATGCACGCCGAGGGGTTCGCGGCCGGTGAGCTCAAGCACGGACCCATCGCGCTGATCGAAGACGACCTGCCCGTCATCGTCGTGATGCCCTCACCAAAGGGCTCGGCCACGTTGCATGCCAAGTTGCTGTCCAACATCCGCGAGATCCAGGCGCGCGGCGCGGTGACCATCGTGATCGCCGAGGAGGGCGACGACACGGTCCGCCCGTACGCCGATCACTTGATCGAAATACCTTCGGTGTCAACGCTTTTGCAGCCGCTGCTGTCGACGATCCCGCTGCAGGTGTTTGCCGCGTCGGTGGCTCAGGCCCGCGGCTACGATGTCGACAAGCCGCGAAATCTGGCAAAGTCCGTCACCGTCGAATAG
- a CDS encoding DUF4436 domain-containing protein: MRRGIIGVAIFVAAYVGLITLYAVTGMGPPHPVSQAGPAADGTTVTVDVEGIQPYKSVLVANLTVAPGPALLDPQTGALKDDLTVSVTSATTPTTRSWPKGTQPGVFPVSLNINGDVSDWPLDSYRSGPVSVDLFRGAGRPPERQSVTFVDRLPGWKVEVSDGEAQAPYRVQVERSPSTIALAVVLLAVLLTLAAVALYVSVQTVRGLRKFQPPMTTWFAAMLFAVMPLRNALPDSPPFGAWIDVTIVVWVIVALVTAMTLYVSCWWRHLAPGYDEPAKSVVERPPAERE, translated from the coding sequence ATGAGGCGGGGCATCATCGGTGTTGCGATCTTTGTCGCGGCATACGTAGGTCTGATCACGTTGTACGCCGTCACCGGCATGGGCCCGCCGCACCCGGTCAGCCAAGCGGGACCGGCCGCCGACGGCACCACGGTGACCGTGGACGTCGAAGGGATCCAGCCGTATAAGAGCGTGCTGGTGGCCAACCTGACCGTCGCGCCGGGGCCGGCGCTGCTGGATCCGCAGACCGGCGCCCTCAAGGACGACCTCACTGTCTCGGTCACCTCCGCGACGACGCCGACCACCCGCTCCTGGCCGAAGGGCACCCAGCCGGGCGTCTTCCCGGTATCGCTGAACATCAACGGTGACGTGTCGGACTGGCCGCTGGACAGCTATCGTTCCGGGCCCGTCTCGGTGGACCTGTTCCGCGGCGCCGGACGGCCGCCTGAACGCCAGTCGGTGACATTCGTCGACCGGTTGCCGGGCTGGAAGGTCGAAGTGTCCGACGGCGAGGCGCAGGCGCCCTACCGGGTGCAGGTGGAGCGCTCGCCGAGCACGATAGCGCTCGCCGTCGTCCTGCTCGCGGTGTTGCTCACCCTCGCTGCGGTGGCGCTGTACGTCTCCGTTCAGACGGTGCGCGGCCTGCGTAAATTCCAGCCGCCGATGACGACCTGGTTCGCGGCCATGCTGTTCGCGGTGATGCCGCTGCGCAACGCGCTACCCGACTCCCCGCCGTTCGGGGCCTGGATCGACGTCACGATCGTGGTGTGGGTGATCGTGGCGCTGGTGACCGCGATGACGCTCTATGTCTCCTGTTGGTGGCGGCATCTGGCCCCCGGCTACGACGAGCCGGCGAAATCCGTCGTGGAGCGGCCGCCGGCGGAACGCGAATAA
- the nnr gene encoding bifunctional NAD(P)H-hydrate repair enzyme Nnr: MGGDLRAPPRGGRRRRVAQPDHTHRNGLAAFRKAGGRVVEKVDAATDLVIDGVVGISGSGPLRPAAAEVFEQAAGIPVLAVDIPSGIDVATGAITGPAVHAAATVTFGGLKPVHALADCGRVALIDIGLDLPPTDLLGFEAADVLARWPVPGTRDDKYTQGVTGVLAGSSTYPGAAVLCTGAAVATHSGMVRYAGTAKDQVLAHWPEVIASPTPAAAGRVQAWVVGPGLGTDDNAAAALWFALESDLPVLVDADGLTMLAAHPDLLENRSAPTVLTPHAGEFARLAGAPPGDDRVTAVRRLADAFGATVLLKGNVTVIADPGGSAYLNPAGQSWAATAGSGDVLSGMIGALLASGLPPAEAAAAAAFVHARAAGLAAANPGPGEAPTSASRILHHIRAAVASL, from the coding sequence GTGGGCGGCGACCTTCGTGCGCCGCCGCGGGGCGGCCGCCGACGCCGTGTTGCTCAACCGGACCACACCCATCGCAACGGGCTGGCGGCGTTCCGCAAAGCCGGCGGCCGGGTCGTCGAAAAGGTCGATGCGGCAACCGATCTCGTCATCGACGGGGTGGTGGGCATCTCCGGGTCCGGTCCGCTGCGGCCGGCGGCGGCCGAGGTGTTCGAGCAGGCTGCCGGAATACCGGTGCTGGCCGTCGACATCCCCAGCGGCATCGACGTCGCGACCGGCGCGATCACCGGACCCGCTGTGCACGCCGCGGCAACGGTCACCTTCGGCGGACTCAAGCCCGTGCATGCGCTGGCCGACTGCGGCCGCGTCGCACTCATCGACATCGGTCTGGACCTGCCACCCACCGACCTGCTGGGATTCGAGGCCGCCGATGTCCTGGCGCGCTGGCCGGTGCCGGGCACTCGCGACGACAAGTACACCCAGGGCGTCACCGGCGTGCTGGCGGGCTCCTCGACCTATCCGGGGGCTGCGGTGCTGTGCACGGGCGCGGCAGTGGCCACCCACTCGGGCATGGTCCGCTACGCCGGCACCGCCAAAGACCAGGTGCTGGCGCACTGGCCGGAGGTGATCGCATCGCCCACCCCGGCGGCCGCCGGTCGAGTGCAGGCCTGGGTGGTGGGGCCGGGTCTGGGCACCGACGACAACGCTGCCGCCGCGTTGTGGTTCGCCCTCGAAAGCGACCTGCCGGTGCTGGTGGACGCCGACGGTCTCACCATGCTGGCCGCCCATCCCGATCTGCTCGAAAACCGCAGCGCGCCGACCGTCCTGACGCCGCATGCCGGCGAGTTCGCCCGGCTCGCGGGGGCGCCGCCGGGCGACGACCGGGTCACCGCGGTGCGCAGACTCGCGGACGCGTTCGGGGCCACCGTGCTGCTCAAGGGCAACGTCACCGTCATCGCCGACCCGGGCGGTTCAGCGTATCTGAACCCGGCCGGCCAGTCCTGGGCGGCGACCGCCGGCTCGGGGGACGTGCTGTCCGGCATGATCGGTGCGCTGCTGGCCTCGGGTCTGCCGCCCGCCGAGGCCGCCGCGGCCGCCGCGTTCGTGCACGCCCGGGCGGCCGGGCTGGCGGCGGCCAACCCCGGACCCGGCGAGGCGCCCACGTCGGCGTCGCGCATCCTGCATCACATCCGGGCCGCAGTGGCCTCCCTCTAG
- the gadB gene encoding glutamate decarboxylase, with protein sequence MSHSHPTADTHSLAPAYTSRLFTAPVPALRLPEESMDPEAAYRFIHDELMLDGSSRLNLATFVTTWMDPEAGKLMAETFDKNMIDKDEYPATAAIEQRCVCMVADLFHAENLSDSDPASACGVSTIGSSEAVMLGGLAMKWRWRQRVGKDWRGRTPNLVMGSNVQVVWEKFCRYFDVEPIYLPMEEGRYVITPEQVVDAVNEDTIGVVAILGTTYTGELEPVAEICAALDSLAASGGVDIPVHVDAASGGIRGAVPAPRAQMGLPAAAGGVDQRQRPQVRPDLSRYRFRGVAQLRIPARGSDLPGQLSRRRHADLHAELLPARQPGGRSVLQLPAAGPRGLYPGDAVAVGDGALARRAAVRTGEHCELISDGSAIPVVSFRLAKDRGYTEFDVSHELRGYGWQVPAYTMPENATNVSVLRIVVREGLSADLARALHDDARKALASLDKLKPGGHYDAEHFAH encoded by the coding sequence GTGTCCCACAGCCATCCGACAGCGGACACCCATTCCCTGGCGCCCGCCTACACCAGCCGGTTGTTCACTGCGCCGGTGCCGGCGCTGCGGCTGCCCGAGGAGTCGATGGACCCCGAAGCGGCCTACCGGTTCATCCACGACGAGTTGATGCTGGACGGTAGCTCGCGGTTGAACCTGGCCACCTTCGTCACCACCTGGATGGACCCCGAGGCCGGCAAGCTGATGGCCGAGACCTTCGACAAGAACATGATCGACAAGGACGAATACCCGGCGACCGCGGCGATCGAGCAGCGCTGCGTGTGCATGGTGGCCGACCTGTTCCACGCCGAGAACCTCAGCGACTCCGACCCCGCCAGTGCCTGCGGCGTGTCGACGATCGGCTCCAGTGAGGCGGTGATGCTGGGCGGCCTGGCCATGAAATGGCGGTGGCGTCAGCGGGTCGGCAAAGACTGGCGGGGCCGCACGCCCAACCTGGTGATGGGCTCCAACGTGCAGGTGGTGTGGGAGAAGTTCTGCCGCTACTTCGATGTCGAGCCGATCTACCTGCCGATGGAGGAAGGGCGTTATGTCATCACCCCCGAGCAGGTGGTCGACGCCGTCAACGAGGACACCATCGGGGTGGTGGCGATCCTGGGCACCACCTACACCGGCGAACTCGAACCCGTCGCGGAGATCTGCGCGGCGCTGGACAGCCTCGCAGCAAGCGGCGGGGTGGACATTCCGGTGCACGTGGACGCCGCCAGCGGGGGGATTCGTGGTGCCGTTCCTGCACCCCGAGCTCAAATGGGACTTCCGGCTGCCGCGGGTGGTGTCGATCAACGTCAGCGGCCACAAGTACGGCCTGACCTATCCCGGTATCGGTTTCGTGGTGTGGCGCAGCTCCGAATACCTGCCCGAGGATCTGATCTTCCGGGTCAACTATCTCGGCGGCGACATGCCGACCTTCACGCTGAACTTCTCCCGGCCCGGCAACCAGGTGGTCGGTCAGTATTACAACTTCCTGCGGCTGGGCCGCGAGGGCTATACCCAGGTGATGCAGTCGCTGTCGGCGACGGCGCGCTGGCTCGGCGAGCAGCTGTGCGCACCGGCGAGCACTGCGAGCTCATCTCCGACGGCTCGGCGATCCCGGTGGTCAGCTTCCGGCTGGCCAAGGACCGCGGCTACACCGAGTTCGACGTCTCCCACGAGCTGCGCGGCTACGGATGGCAGGTGCCCGCCTACACCATGCCGGAGAACGCCACGAACGTCTCCGTGTTGCGCATCGTGGTGCGCGAGGGCCTGTCCGCCGACCTGGCCCGCGCACTGCACGACGACGCGCGCAAGGCGCTGGCGTCGCTGGACAAGCTCAAGCCGGGCGGGCACTACGACGCGGAGCACTTCGCGCACTGA
- the alr gene encoding alanine racemase, translating into MAGVSVTPGVLAEAVIDLGAIEHNVRLLCEHAGSAQVMAVVKADGYGHGATQVAYAALAAGATEFGVATVDEALALRADNIVDPILAWLHPPGFDFAPALHGDVEIAVSSARQLDELLDAVHRTGIRATVTVKVDTGLNRNGVSAAEYPALLTALQKAAAEHAVRLRGLMSHMVFADAPDEAINDLQARRFRDMLAYARDQGVQFEVAHLSNSSATMVRPDLAFDLVRPGIAVYGLSPVPDRGDMGLVPAMTLKCPVALVKSVKAGDGVSYGHTWTAERDTSVALLPIGYADGVIRALGNRLEVSINGRRRPGVGRICMDQFVVDLGPGRPDVAEGDEAILFGPGTHGEPTAQDWADLVGTIHYEVVTGIRGRIARTYREARG; encoded by the coding sequence ATGGCTGGCGTGTCTGTTACCCCGGGCGTCCTGGCCGAAGCCGTCATCGACCTGGGCGCCATCGAACACAACGTACGGCTGCTGTGTGAGCACGCCGGCAGCGCGCAGGTCATGGCCGTGGTCAAGGCCGACGGCTACGGCCACGGCGCCACCCAGGTCGCCTACGCGGCGCTGGCCGCCGGCGCCACCGAGTTCGGGGTGGCCACCGTCGACGAGGCGCTCGCGCTGAGGGCCGACAACATCGTCGACCCGATCTTGGCCTGGCTGCATCCGCCCGGCTTCGACTTCGCACCGGCGTTGCACGGCGATGTCGAGATCGCGGTCTCTTCCGCGCGTCAACTCGACGAACTGCTCGACGCGGTGCACCGGACCGGCATCAGGGCGACCGTGACGGTCAAGGTCGACACCGGGCTGAACCGCAACGGTGTGTCCGCGGCGGAATACCCGGCGCTGCTGACCGCCCTGCAGAAGGCTGCTGCCGAGCACGCGGTCCGGCTGCGCGGCCTGATGTCACACATGGTGTTCGCCGACGCCCCCGACGAAGCCATCAACGACCTGCAGGCCCGACGGTTCCGCGACATGCTGGCCTACGCCCGCGACCAGGGCGTGCAGTTCGAGGTGGCGCACCTGTCGAACTCCTCGGCCACCATGGTCCGTCCGGATCTGGCGTTCGACCTGGTGCGTCCGGGTATCGCGGTGTACGGGCTGAGCCCGGTGCCCGACCGGGGCGACATGGGCCTGGTGCCGGCGATGACGCTGAAATGCCCGGTGGCACTGGTGAAGTCGGTCAAAGCGGGGGACGGCGTGTCGTACGGGCACACCTGGACCGCCGAACGCGACACCAGCGTGGCACTGCTACCCATCGGCTACGCCGACGGCGTGATCCGGGCATTGGGCAATCGGCTCGAGGTGTCGATCAACGGCCGGCGCCGGCCCGGGGTGGGCCGGATCTGCATGGACCAGTTCGTCGTCGACCTCGGTCCCGGGCGGCCCGACGTGGCCGAGGGCGACGAGGCGATCCTGTTCGGGCCCGGCACGCACGGCGAGCCCACCGCGCAGGATTGGGCCGACCTGGTCGGCACCATCCACTACGAGGTCGTCACCGGCATCCGCGGTCGCATCGCCAGGACCTACCGCGAGGCGCGAGGTTGA
- a CDS encoding hypothetical protein (frameshifted, insertion at around 1143133) gives MSAEETQKRQKAWLAGGAGLTAVATLVGASARRSMADRARGAEDPYAGEDFDRLDCDRSLVVTTADGVPLAVRESGPEDAPLTLVFAHGFCLRMGAFHFQRMRLGEQWGPRVRMVFYDQRGHGQSGEAAPETYNLTQLGQDLEAVLRARVPRGPIVLVGHSMGGMTVLSHARQFPDQYGRRIVGVALISTAAEGDPLAVGRGADQSGDEGGAFRRAVGPPAVASRAQGISGADRPDPAGRVLQRPGGQSHPGRVLPAHDEQHSDRDDGRFPAGPRGTRRDGRAVDVAEGAGSGGLR, from the coding sequence TTGAGTGCTGAGGAAACCCAGAAGCGGCAGAAGGCTTGGCTGGCGGGTGGCGCCGGGCTGACGGCCGTCGCCACTCTGGTCGGAGCCTCGGCGCGGCGGTCGATGGCCGATCGCGCCCGCGGCGCCGAAGACCCCTACGCCGGCGAGGACTTCGACCGGCTGGACTGCGACCGCAGCCTGGTGGTGACCACCGCCGACGGGGTACCGCTGGCGGTGCGCGAGTCCGGGCCCGAAGATGCGCCGCTGACGCTGGTGTTCGCGCACGGGTTCTGTCTTCGCATGGGCGCGTTCCACTTTCAGCGAATGCGGCTGGGCGAGCAATGGGGTCCCCGGGTGCGGATGGTGTTCTACGACCAACGCGGCCACGGCCAATCCGGTGAAGCCGCACCGGAGACCTACAACTTGACCCAACTCGGCCAGGATCTGGAAGCCGTGCTGCGGGCGAGGGTGCCACGCGGGCCGATCGTGCTGGTCGGGCATTCCATGGGCGGCATGACGGTGCTCTCGCACGCCCGGCAGTTTCCCGACCAGTACGGCCGCCGGATCGTGGGTGTGGCGCTGATCTCCACCGCCGCCGAGGGTGACCCGCTCGCCGTTGGGCGAGGTGCTGACCAATCCGGCGATGAAGGCGGTGCGTTTCGCCGCGCGGTCGGCCCCCCGGCTGTTGCATCGCGGGCGCAGGGCATCTCGGGCGCTGATCGGCCCGATCCTGCGGGCCGCGTCCTACAGCGACCTGGAGGTCAGTCGCACCCTGGACGCGTTCTCCCAGCGCATGATGAACAGCACTCCGATCGCGACGATGGTCGGTTTCCTGCGGGCCCTCGAGGTACACGACGAGACGGCCGGGCTGTGGACGTTGCTGAAGGTGCCGGTTCTGGTGGCCTGCGGTGA
- the tsaE gene encoding tRNA threonylcarbamoyladenosine biosynthesis protein TsaE, whose protein sequence is MAELSSGTATLERPEDTVALGVRLGRELRAGDVVVLSGPLGAGKTVLAKGIAEAMEVEGPITSPTYVLARVHPARAAGRPAMIHVDVYRLLDVGGVDLMGEIDSLDLDTDLQDAVVVVEWGEGLVERLAERHLDIRLERVSHSDVRIATWQWTGP, encoded by the coding sequence GTGGCTGAATTATCAAGTGGCACAGCCACCTTGGAGCGTCCCGAGGACACCGTCGCGCTGGGAGTCCGGCTGGGCCGGGAGCTGCGCGCCGGGGACGTGGTGGTGCTGTCCGGCCCACTCGGCGCGGGAAAGACCGTGTTGGCCAAGGGAATTGCCGAGGCGATGGAGGTCGAGGGCCCGATCACGTCGCCGACCTACGTGCTGGCCCGGGTGCACCCGGCGCGTGCGGCCGGCCGGCCGGCGATGATCCACGTCGACGTCTACCGGCTGTTGGACGTGGGGGGAGTCGACCTGATGGGCGAGATCGACTCCTTGGACCTGGACACCGATCTGCAGGACGCGGTTGTGGTGGTCGAGTGGGGTGAGGGACTGGTGGAACGCCTCGCCGAGCGGCACCTGGACATCCGGCTGGAACGGGTCAGCCACTCCGACGTGCGGATCGCCACCTGGCAGTGGACCGGCCCCTGA
- the PE_1 gene encoding hypothetical protein — translation MSYVIAAPELVATAATDLADLGSWLGEVRAAVAASISSGLAAAEDEVSAAIAAVFSAHGQGFQTLSAQAAAFHDLFVQTLRASAGSYAGAEAVNLTALADTLATDIFGSPPVTPVPASLNPAFTGTPSLASRIETAALYPVKALLTGTGVYDQWGNPQSPLLAVLASNAPGLSLILGNSPPKILSLLLGETVQQTTYDGISVVQIAPAHPDGDYVVAIHGGAFILPPTIFHWIDYSLMAYQTGAAIEVPIYPLMQQGGTAGVVVPAMAGLISSEIAAHGAAKVSALGDSAGGTLALASVEYLVANNQPVPASMVLLSPWLDLSNANPNIAYVNDPYLPPLGSAAQNIGKVWAGTLPENNYEVSPLYGSLKGLPPTYVYSGSLDEVSPDALVLQHEAVTQGAAVNFALVNSEIHDWMFLSPDGSRYWPQLEQELGI, via the coding sequence ATGTCGTACGTCATCGCGGCACCGGAGTTAGTGGCAACGGCGGCAACGGATCTGGCGGATCTCGGCTCGTGGCTCGGCGAGGTCAGGGCGGCGGTCGCCGCCTCGATCAGCTCGGGGCTCGCCGCCGCCGAGGACGAGGTATCGGCGGCGATCGCGGCGGTGTTCTCCGCGCACGGTCAAGGCTTTCAGACGCTCAGCGCGCAGGCGGCCGCGTTTCACGACCTGTTCGTGCAGACGTTGCGGGCCAGTGCGGGCTCTTACGCCGGCGCCGAGGCCGTCAATTTGACGGCGTTAGCGGATACGCTGGCCACCGACATCTTCGGATCGCCACCGGTCACACCCGTCCCGGCCTCGCTCAACCCGGCGTTCACCGGCACGCCGTCGCTGGCATCGAGGATCGAAACCGCCGCGTTGTATCCGGTCAAAGCTCTGCTGACCGGCACCGGCGTCTACGACCAATGGGGCAACCCGCAATCGCCGCTGCTGGCGGTGCTCGCCAGCAACGCCCCGGGCCTGTCGCTGATCCTGGGCAACAGTCCGCCGAAGATCCTGTCGCTGCTGCTGGGTGAGACAGTCCAGCAGACCACCTACGACGGGATCAGCGTCGTGCAGATCGCGCCCGCGCATCCCGACGGAGACTACGTGGTCGCCATTCACGGCGGCGCATTCATCCTGCCGCCCACGATCTTTCACTGGATCGACTACTCGCTGATGGCCTACCAGACCGGCGCGGCGATCGAAGTGCCGATTTACCCGCTGATGCAGCAGGGTGGCACCGCCGGAGTAGTGGTGCCGGCGATGGCCGGGCTGATCTCGTCGGAAATCGCCGCGCACGGGGCTGCGAAAGTCAGTGCGCTGGGGGATTCCGCGGGCGGCACCCTGGCACTCGCGTCGGTGGAGTACCTCGTTGCCAACAACCAACCCGTTCCGGCGTCGATGGTGCTGCTGTCGCCCTGGCTGGACCTGTCGAACGCCAACCCGAACATCGCGTACGTCAATGATCCGTATCTCCCTCCGCTCGGCAGCGCGGCGCAGAACATCGGCAAAGTGTGGGCGGGCACCCTGCCCGAGAACAACTACGAGGTGAGTCCGCTGTACGGGTCGCTCAAGGGCCTGCCACCGACCTACGTGTACTCGGGCTCGCTGGACGAGGTTTCACCGGACGCGCTCGTCCTGCAGCACGAGGCGGTGACCCAAGGCGCTGCGGTCAACTTCGCTCTGGTCAACAGCGAAATCCACGACTGGATGTTCCTGAGCCCGGACGGGTCCCGCTATTGGCCGCAACTCGAGCAGGAACTCGGCATCTGA